One Gloeothece verrucosa PCC 7822 DNA window includes the following coding sequences:
- a CDS encoding aromatic ring-hydroxylating oxygenase subunit alpha: MNMGLPGYYYYDPKIFELEMKTIWCNSWQWVARVSDLPKKGDYLTYEAGEQSIIVINQGNGQLIAMHNVCPHRGASLVQGKGNCHQLVCPYHAWVYNLEGQLKNIPQANLFEDLDFSTIQIQPVQLDTWGGFIFVNLANSSESLSDYLAGFSDYLKQYNHPWEDLIEVARWSYTEAINWKFIVENYVEDYHFNTLHPKSLDLFDFKNVYTTTSGRHCLIEVPYTQEEFADLKLSLPWEPQNFSYQGYIFPNLMVNTDNHHVSLWRVVPISPISTRLEIIIYQTKMQLSNSFRASEKWKIIFDQVLQEDFAICRNLQKNAHSMAYQVSHLARMRELGIAHFYKVLSEFLVISY; this comes from the coding sequence ATGAATATGGGATTGCCTGGTTATTATTACTATGACCCAAAAATTTTTGAATTAGAGATGAAAACTATATGGTGTAATAGTTGGCAATGGGTGGCTAGAGTCTCAGATTTACCCAAGAAAGGGGATTATTTGACTTACGAAGCAGGAGAACAATCTATAATAGTAATTAATCAGGGAAATGGCCAATTAATAGCAATGCACAATGTTTGTCCCCACAGAGGAGCCAGTTTAGTGCAGGGAAAGGGAAACTGTCATCAATTAGTCTGTCCTTATCATGCTTGGGTTTATAACCTAGAAGGTCAACTGAAGAATATTCCTCAAGCTAACCTTTTTGAAGATTTAGACTTTTCCACGATTCAAATTCAACCAGTACAACTGGATACTTGGGGTGGGTTTATTTTTGTTAATCTGGCAAATAGTTCTGAATCTTTAAGTGATTATTTGGCGGGATTTTCCGATTATTTAAAACAGTATAATCATCCTTGGGAAGATTTGATTGAGGTTGCCCGTTGGTCTTATACTGAAGCCATTAATTGGAAATTTATTGTGGAAAATTATGTGGAAGACTACCATTTTAATACTCTTCATCCAAAAAGTTTAGATTTATTTGATTTTAAAAATGTTTACACAACTACAAGCGGCCGTCACTGTCTGATAGAAGTTCCTTATACTCAGGAAGAATTCGCTGATCTAAAACTTTCTTTGCCCTGGGAACCTCAGAATTTTTCTTATCAAGGTTATATTTTTCCTAATTTGATGGTTAATACTGATAATCATCATGTTTCGCTTTGGAGAGTTGTACCTATTAGCCCTATTAGTACGCGGCTTGAAATTATTATTTATCAAACAAAAATGCAGCTTTCAAACTCTTTTCGTGCCTCCGAAAAATGGAAAATTATCTTTGACCAAGTGTTGCAAGAAGATTTCGCAATTTGTCGGAATCTACAGAAAAATGCTCACTCAATGGCTTATCAAGTTAGTCATTTAGCCAGGATGAGAGAACTCGGTATTGCTCATTTTTATAAGGTTTTATCGGAGTTTTTAGTCATTAGTTATTAG
- the pcrA gene encoding DNA helicase PcrA, with amino-acid sequence MSVSLDYLGQLNPSQRRAVEHYCGPLLVVAGAGSGKTRALTYRIAHLIRYHQVEPEHILAVTFTNKAAREMRERLERLFADELAQEKYGQRFSLLSEYEQKQLLSKVYRTVTKKLWIGTFHSLCSRILRYDINKYQDERGRSWKSNFSIVDESDAQSLIKSIVTKELQLDEKKFEPRTVRYKISNAKNLGLSPQQYARENPNYQGKVVAEVYEEYQKQLAANNALDFDDLILIPVRLFEQNETILGYWHNQFRHILVDEYQDTNRIQYEFIRLLTTNGETRKSEWNWQDRSIFVVGDADQSIYSFRMADFTILLNFQADFGDGLPDEMTRTMVKLEENYRSRENILQAANQLIENNQQRIEKILKATRSIGEDIFCYKADDERDEAGFVIRKIKQLKQENPELDWGSFAILYRINAHSRSFEEALIESNIPYTMVGGFRFYDRQEIKDSLAYLKLIVNPSDTVSLLRVINTPRRGIGKTSLEALQGAAKELGVPLWEIISDETSVNTLAGRAAKSVNQFAKMIQQFQAQTEFLSAAEMLDRVMQETGYIAELQQKGTDEAEDRIANINELLNAVQQFQEEYEETSLQDYLEKASLASDLDQLKEGEQKVSLMTLHSAKGLEFPVVFLVGLEEGLFPHIRSLNDPLSLEEERRLCYVGLTRAQEQLFLTFAKVRFSWGNREDKIPSRFLQELPSELISGNGIKKRTSKQQKTQNKGQIINNWSVGDRVFHSAYGEGKVTHILAGGKSTNLAILFPGLGRKILDPTLAPIERLE; translated from the coding sequence ATGTCTGTTAGTTTAGATTATCTGGGTCAACTTAATCCTTCTCAGCGTCGGGCAGTTGAACATTATTGTGGTCCTTTGTTGGTAGTGGCGGGGGCAGGTTCCGGTAAAACTCGCGCCCTGACTTATCGTATTGCTCATTTAATTCGCTACCATCAAGTGGAACCGGAACATATTTTGGCGGTAACTTTTACCAATAAAGCCGCTAGAGAGATGAGAGAAAGACTCGAAAGGCTTTTTGCTGATGAGTTGGCTCAAGAAAAATATGGGCAACGCTTTAGTTTATTATCAGAGTATGAACAAAAACAGTTACTCTCAAAGGTTTATCGAACGGTCACGAAAAAGCTTTGGATAGGAACGTTTCATAGTCTTTGTTCCCGCATCCTACGCTACGATATTAATAAGTATCAAGATGAACGGGGACGGTCTTGGAAAAGTAATTTTTCTATTGTGGATGAGTCGGATGCCCAAAGTTTGATTAAGAGTATTGTGACTAAAGAATTGCAATTGGATGAGAAAAAGTTTGAACCTCGAACGGTTCGCTATAAGATTAGTAATGCTAAGAATTTAGGCCTGTCTCCTCAACAATATGCTAGAGAAAATCCTAATTATCAGGGTAAGGTGGTGGCTGAGGTATATGAAGAATATCAAAAACAATTGGCGGCTAATAATGCTTTAGATTTTGATGATTTGATTTTAATCCCTGTGCGCCTGTTTGAACAAAATGAGACAATCTTGGGCTATTGGCATAACCAATTTAGACATATTTTGGTGGATGAATATCAAGATACTAACCGCATTCAATATGAGTTTATTCGTTTGTTAACGACCAATGGTGAAACCCGCAAAAGTGAATGGAATTGGCAAGACCGCTCAATTTTTGTGGTGGGAGATGCGGATCAATCAATTTATAGTTTCCGCATGGCGGACTTTACCATTCTCTTGAATTTTCAAGCTGATTTTGGGGATGGGTTGCCGGATGAGATGACTCGCACAATGGTAAAACTTGAGGAAAATTATCGCTCTCGAGAAAATATTCTGCAAGCCGCTAATCAATTAATTGAAAATAATCAACAACGGATCGAGAAAATTTTAAAAGCAACCCGCAGTATCGGCGAGGATATTTTTTGTTATAAGGCCGATGATGAACGAGATGAGGCGGGTTTTGTCATCCGAAAAATTAAACAGTTAAAGCAGGAAAATCCCGAATTAGATTGGGGGAGTTTTGCAATTTTATATCGCATTAATGCCCATTCTCGCTCATTTGAAGAGGCGTTAATTGAAAGTAATATTCCCTATACGATGGTGGGCGGCTTCCGCTTTTATGACCGTCAAGAAATTAAAGATTCACTAGCATATTTAAAGTTGATTGTCAACCCTTCAGACACAGTTAGTTTATTAAGAGTAATCAACACGCCGCGTCGCGGAATTGGAAAAACTTCTCTGGAGGCTTTACAAGGAGCGGCTAAAGAATTAGGTGTCCCTTTGTGGGAAATTATTAGTGATGAAACCTCGGTGAATACCTTAGCTGGACGAGCCGCCAAAAGTGTCAATCAATTTGCTAAAATGATCCAACAATTTCAAGCACAAACCGAGTTTTTATCGGCGGCTGAGATGCTAGACCGGGTGATGCAAGAAACAGGATATATTGCCGAATTACAACAAAAAGGAACCGATGAAGCTGAAGACCGTATAGCTAATATTAATGAGTTGTTAAATGCTGTGCAACAGTTTCAAGAAGAGTATGAAGAAACCAGCTTACAAGATTATCTAGAAAAAGCTTCTTTAGCTTCAGATTTAGATCAGCTAAAAGAAGGGGAGCAAAAAGTGTCTTTAATGACTTTACACTCGGCTAAAGGGTTAGAGTTTCCTGTGGTCTTTTTGGTAGGATTAGAAGAAGGATTATTTCCTCATATTCGTAGTTTAAATGACCCGTTATCCCTAGAAGAAGAACGCCGTTTATGTTATGTGGGTTTAACTCGTGCCCAAGAACAATTATTTTTGACCTTTGCTAAAGTGAGGTTTTCTTGGGGAAACCGAGAAGATAAAATTCCCTCTCGATTTTTACAAGAATTACCCTCAGAATTAATAAGCGGCAATGGCATTAAAAAACGCACAAGTAAACAGCAAAAAACTCAAAATAAAGGGCAAATAATTAATAATTGGTCAGTGGGAGATCGCGTTTTTCATTCTGCCTATGGAGAAGGCAAAGTTACCCATATTTTAGCGGGAGGAAAAAGCACTAATTTAGCCATTTTATTTCCAGGGTTAGGACGAAAAATTTTAGACCCTACCCTCGCCCCCATTGAGCGGCTAGAATAG
- a CDS encoding DUF2079 domain-containing protein codes for MGKTWVSRWREDEQLKPVIIAASLFFSLTLFFAVHRYYSFYSNTDHGIFNQVFWNSLHGHFFESTLSSSLSANVIHNGEIPSVSYHRLGQHFTPALLLWLPLYALFPSAATLNVLQVILMTAGGIVLYFLAKHYLPPQIAVMIAWSYYGANAVIGPTLGNFFDLSQLPLFAFGLLLAHAKRCWWLFWVLAALILAIREDAGVILFSLGVYFVFRDKSPQIGLAVCTISLAYMLALTNLIMPLFSDDISKRFMIERFGHFATHEQASTLEIIWSMISNPWRLLVELVSPIGKKLDYLLSQWLPLGLIPAVASAAWLCIAFPLAQLFLQQGDERFAITIRYAVALIPGLFFGAIIWWSGHQDKFKPKIRRFWKICLGLSLLFTFTGNPHRAWFFLMPDSFSPWAYRPLTVQWHHVDQVNTLLAQIPSDASVSASRYLVPQMSARRAVLRFPDVQFRDDQGNVQSVEYIIVDLWQLNPSQSVIKKERREVAYSVEHLDKLINSREYGVMGFKDDALLMKKGVESESQAMMGWLEFRQKIDTLVKGLVEG; via the coding sequence ATGGGAAAAACTTGGGTATCACGATGGCGAGAGGATGAGCAACTAAAACCCGTTATCATCGCCGCAAGTCTATTTTTTAGCTTAACCCTCTTTTTTGCCGTCCATCGTTATTACAGTTTCTACAGCAACACGGATCACGGTATCTTTAATCAGGTATTTTGGAATAGTCTTCACGGTCATTTCTTCGAGAGTACCCTTTCCTCTTCCCTCTCAGCAAACGTCATTCATAATGGAGAAATTCCCTCCGTCAGTTACCATCGCCTCGGACAACATTTTACCCCCGCCCTCCTACTCTGGCTACCCCTATACGCCCTTTTCCCCTCTGCCGCTACCCTCAATGTCCTACAAGTGATTTTAATGACGGCTGGAGGTATTGTTTTATATTTCCTTGCTAAACATTATCTCCCGCCCCAAATAGCGGTTATGATTGCCTGGAGTTATTATGGGGCAAATGCGGTTATCGGGCCCACATTAGGCAACTTTTTTGATTTATCTCAACTGCCTCTATTTGCTTTTGGACTTCTCTTAGCCCATGCTAAACGCTGTTGGTGGTTATTTTGGGTACTAGCGGCTTTAATACTAGCCATCCGCGAAGATGCCGGGGTGATTTTATTTAGCTTAGGGGTGTATTTTGTCTTCCGAGATAAGTCTCCTCAGATAGGGTTAGCCGTGTGTACCATCAGTTTAGCTTATATGCTGGCTCTGACTAACCTGATTATGCCCCTATTTTCTGACGATATCTCAAAACGATTTATGATTGAACGCTTTGGTCATTTTGCTACCCATGAACAAGCGTCAACTTTAGAGATTATCTGGAGTATGATTTCTAACCCCTGGCGGCTATTGGTAGAATTGGTCAGCCCCATCGGAAAAAAGTTAGATTATTTATTGAGTCAATGGTTGCCTTTAGGACTCATTCCGGCTGTAGCATCGGCGGCGTGGCTATGTATCGCTTTTCCCCTAGCACAGCTATTCTTACAACAGGGTGATGAGCGCTTTGCTATTACTATACGCTATGCAGTGGCTTTAATTCCTGGGTTATTTTTTGGGGCAATTATTTGGTGGTCAGGTCATCAAGATAAGTTTAAACCGAAAATTCGCCGCTTTTGGAAAATTTGTCTCGGTTTGTCTCTGCTGTTTACTTTCACGGGTAACCCCCATCGTGCCTGGTTTTTCCTGATGCCGGACTCGTTTAGTCCTTGGGCTTATCGTCCGCTTACGGTACAATGGCATCATGTTGATCAGGTTAATACTCTCCTGGCTCAAATTCCCTCAGATGCGAGTGTTTCAGCCAGCCGCTATCTTGTCCCCCAAATGTCGGCAAGACGCGCTGTACTCAGATTTCCCGATGTTCAATTTCGCGATGACCAAGGCAATGTTCAATCGGTAGAATATATAATTGTTGATCTATGGCAATTAAATCCCTCTCAGTCTGTGATAAAAAAGGAACGCCGAGAAGTAGCTTATTCGGTTGAACATTTGGATAAACTGATTAATAGTCGGGAATATGGGGTTATGGGTTTTAAAGATGATGCTCTGTTGATGAAAAAAGGGGTTGAGTCTGAAAGTCAGGCTATGATGGGGTGGTTGGAGTTTCGTCAAAAAATTGATACTTTGGTTAAGGGGTTAGTTGAGGGTTAG
- a CDS encoding DUF2288 domain-containing protein: MSDLKTQLSEQLADIEWNDLKPHAGRDALIIVANSLNLVEVAEAIALDNVPLVQEWMSQQLIYKPSAQQLMSWNEDPKKTFSALIVQPFVLACPV; this comes from the coding sequence ATGTCAGACCTTAAAACCCAACTGAGTGAACAACTTGCAGATATTGAATGGAATGACCTAAAACCTCATGCCGGAAGAGATGCGTTAATTATAGTTGCTAATTCCCTCAACCTGGTAGAAGTAGCAGAAGCGATCGCTCTAGATAATGTTCCTCTGGTGCAAGAGTGGATGAGTCAACAGTTAATTTACAAACCTTCAGCACAACAATTGATGAGTTGGAATGAAGACCCTAAAAAAACCTTTAGTGCTTTGATTGTACAGCCTTTTGTCTTAGCCTGTCCGGTTTGA
- the corA gene encoding magnesium/cobalt transporter CorA, producing the protein MNYPFPSIHSQQFQDDLFDYYYNQPGTMPGTIKIDSTAKGSEIVLIDYDANQATRLSNLTPSDCAAYLESPSVSWFDVLGLGDEERLLSLGEIFHIDRLMLEDIVNVPQRPKVEEHPQQLLIITQMVIPKEKGIGFWQEQVSIILGQNYVLTVQEEPERDCFNLVRDRIRHNKGIIRSRGADHLAYALWDAIIDTYFVVLETYRERIEELEDEVILRASDKTLGKIYTIKRELIALRRAIWPQREALNYLLKDSVPLISKPVRRDLKDCYDHAVQIIDLIEVYSELLGELMNVYLSSFANKTNEVMKILTVISTIFIPLTFIAGIYGMNFNTDVSPWNMPELNWYWGYPACLAAMGGIAISLVIFFWRRGWFKDMTMTKIKQSDS; encoded by the coding sequence ATGAATTATCCCTTTCCGTCAATTCACTCTCAACAATTTCAGGATGATTTATTTGATTACTATTACAATCAACCGGGTACTATGCCGGGAACGATTAAAATAGATTCAACGGCAAAAGGTTCTGAAATAGTGCTAATTGACTATGATGCTAATCAAGCGACTCGTTTAAGTAATTTAACCCCCTCTGATTGTGCGGCTTATTTAGAAAGTCCTTCAGTTTCTTGGTTTGATGTCTTAGGATTAGGAGATGAAGAACGCTTACTCAGTTTAGGGGAAATTTTTCATATAGACCGTTTAATGTTAGAAGATATTGTTAATGTTCCCCAACGGCCAAAAGTTGAAGAACATCCTCAACAATTACTGATTATTACGCAAATGGTCATTCCCAAAGAAAAAGGAATAGGATTTTGGCAAGAACAAGTCAGTATAATTTTAGGACAGAATTATGTCCTGACTGTACAAGAAGAACCCGAAAGAGATTGTTTTAATTTAGTGCGTGATCGCATTCGTCATAATAAAGGAATAATTCGGAGTCGAGGCGCTGATCATTTAGCCTATGCTTTATGGGATGCCATCATTGATACTTATTTTGTAGTCTTAGAAACTTATCGAGAGAGAATAGAAGAGTTAGAAGATGAAGTGATTTTAAGAGCAAGCGATAAAACCCTAGGAAAAATTTATACCATTAAACGAGAATTAATCGCCTTACGCCGCGCAATTTGGCCCCAACGAGAAGCCTTAAATTATCTCCTGAAAGACAGCGTACCTCTGATCAGTAAACCAGTAAGAAGAGACTTAAAGGACTGTTACGATCATGCTGTTCAAATTATTGACCTCATTGAGGTGTATTCCGAATTATTGGGAGAATTGATGAATGTTTATTTATCTTCTTTTGCTAATAAAACGAATGAGGTAATGAAAATTCTTACCGTTATTTCCACCATTTTTATTCCCTTGACTTTTATTGCTGGTATTTATGGGATGAATTTTAATACAGATGTTTCACCTTGGAATATGCCAGAATTAAATTGGTATTGGGGTTATCCGGCTTGTCTAGCGGCTATGGGGGGGATTGCCATTTCTCTAGTGATCTTTTTCTGGCGACGAGGTTGGTTTAAGGATATGACTATGACAAAAATTAAACAATCTGACTCATAG
- a CDS encoding ABC transporter permease gives MTRPLTPANKLLQRVGWSWQDGLLILAIIALLLGIVKTAAQFSGVYDPKLVINTNLSELPSYTAQTLLRMTVAYFLSLGFTLVYAYTAYRSAVAAQILLPLLDILQSIPVLSFLPGVVLALIGLFPGQRIGIEIAAVILIFTGMTWNMTFSFYQSLSNIPKELLEAARIYRLNFWQRFWTLELPIGAIGLVWNSVMSVAGGWFFLIAIESFTLGKRSFRLPGLGSFLAKAADEGNYRAIFWGLMVLIGVIVLLDFLVWRPLIAWVERFKFEMVTSENAPQSEVLDFLRRSPTLRAFSQQILQPFWQNVDRGLNQTLTRFSRRSFSGKTSSLGRWFNGLFVSGFAFIVIWGTWEAVLLLRTLDLSDWRQLMIGAIESALRVMTALILSLLWTVPVGVAIGRNPKLAQILQPIVQIVASVPATALFPVLLLFLARLGGGLQIGSVALMMLGTMWYILFNVIAGAQSIPSELFEAAKIYKLSLIERWQTVILPGIFPYLITGIITAVGGAWNASIVSEYVHFQGHTLTTTGLGETISVATASGNFPLLLAATGVMSLLVVLTNRLVWRRLYQLAQEKYQLM, from the coding sequence ATGACTCGTCCTCTTACACCTGCAAATAAACTTTTACAAAGAGTAGGTTGGTCATGGCAAGATGGTCTATTGATTCTCGCTATTATTGCCCTACTGTTAGGTATTGTGAAAACCGCCGCTCAGTTTAGTGGCGTATATGACCCGAAGTTGGTAATTAATACTAATTTGAGTGAGTTACCAAGTTATACGGCTCAAACGTTATTAAGAATGACTGTAGCCTATTTTTTATCCTTGGGATTTACCTTGGTGTATGCTTATACGGCCTATCGTTCTGCCGTAGCCGCACAAATTCTTTTACCGTTACTGGATATCTTACAATCTATTCCGGTATTATCATTTTTACCGGGAGTAGTATTAGCCCTGATTGGTTTATTTCCGGGGCAACGAATCGGCATAGAAATTGCTGCGGTTATCTTAATTTTTACCGGCATGACTTGGAATATGACCTTTAGCTTTTATCAGTCTTTATCGAATATTCCTAAAGAACTGTTAGAAGCGGCGCGTATTTACCGCCTGAACTTTTGGCAACGATTTTGGACATTAGAATTACCGATAGGGGCCATTGGATTAGTGTGGAATAGCGTCATGTCCGTTGCCGGGGGATGGTTTTTTTTAATAGCTATCGAATCTTTTACCTTGGGTAAACGGAGTTTTCGCTTACCGGGGCTAGGGTCATTTTTAGCGAAAGCGGCTGATGAAGGAAATTATCGTGCAATCTTTTGGGGGTTAATGGTTTTAATTGGGGTTATTGTGCTGTTAGATTTTTTAGTATGGCGACCATTAATTGCTTGGGTAGAACGGTTTAAGTTTGAGATGGTGACCTCAGAAAATGCTCCCCAATCAGAAGTATTAGATTTCTTGCGGCGCTCACCTACTTTACGGGCTTTTTCCCAACAAATTTTGCAACCATTTTGGCAAAATGTGGACCGAGGATTAAATCAAACCCTGACTCGTTTTTCTCGGAGATCTTTTTCGGGAAAAACTTCTTCTTTAGGACGATGGTTTAATGGGTTATTTGTAAGCGGCTTTGCGTTTATTGTGATTTGGGGAACTTGGGAGGCAGTATTGTTATTAAGGACGTTAGATTTATCCGACTGGCGGCAGCTAATGATTGGCGCAATTGAGAGTGCTTTACGAGTGATGACGGCTTTAATTTTGTCGCTGCTGTGGACGGTGCCGGTGGGAGTGGCCATAGGACGTAATCCGAAACTAGCGCAAATTTTACAGCCGATTGTGCAAATAGTGGCTTCTGTACCAGCTACGGCATTATTTCCAGTTTTGTTATTATTTTTAGCCAGGTTAGGCGGCGGATTACAAATTGGTTCGGTGGCACTGATGATGTTGGGGACGATGTGGTATATCCTGTTTAATGTCATCGCCGGAGCGCAGTCTATTCCCTCAGAATTGTTTGAAGCGGCTAAAATTTATAAACTGTCTTTGATTGAACGCTGGCAAACGGTGATTTTACCGGGTATTTTTCCCTATTTAATTACGGGAATTATTACGGCGGTGGGGGGCGCTTGGAATGCCAGTATTGTGAGTGAATATGTTCATTTTCAAGGACACACCCTCACCACTACAGGATTAGGAGAAACCATCTCGGTTGCCACAGCATCAGGGAATTTCCCCTTATTATTGGCGGCAACTGGCGTGATGTCATTACTGGTGGTCTTGACTAATCGTCTCGTTTGGCGCAGACTTTATCAATTAGCCCAAGAAAAGTATCAATTGATGTAA
- a CDS encoding AAA-associated domain-containing protein: MVAKTKTEALITLQNTGKSYIQPNRQAISILENINLELRVGEIVALLGPSGSGKSTLMRMIAGLIPPSEGKILYHNRPLSGLNPGVAIVFQSFALYPWLTVLENVELGLKAKGVPTDTRRPKALQMIDVIGLDGFENAYPKELSGGMRQRVGFARALAVEPELLCMDEPFSALDVLTAENLRIELLDLWLERRIPTKAVLIVTHGIEEAVLLADRIIVLGRNPGRIRADFPVTLKHYRDRKSANFQAIVDRIYTILTNPDLDTSESETPSVAPEKSTQKKYQSLPAVRIGSVAGLLELLEDRHEKDLYRLGQELQLEVDDLLPIVEAAKLMDFIDLVEGDIGLKPLALEFINGGIDERKQIVRQQLLNHIRLVQQIYNLCRSKQNQRIPEELMLDLLENHFGTEEAQKQLNTAIDWGRYAELYSYNEPAGEIFLEEDALLENSEQLTVNS; encoded by the coding sequence ATGGTAGCCAAAACAAAAACAGAAGCGTTAATAACCCTGCAAAACACAGGTAAATCCTACATCCAACCGAATAGGCAGGCGATCAGCATCCTAGAAAACATCAACTTAGAATTACGAGTCGGAGAGATTGTTGCTTTATTAGGTCCTTCAGGCTCAGGAAAATCAACGTTGATGCGGATGATTGCAGGATTAATCCCCCCAAGTGAAGGCAAAATTTTATATCACAATCGCCCTTTAAGCGGCTTAAATCCGGGAGTAGCCATAGTATTTCAAAGCTTTGCGCTATATCCCTGGCTCACGGTGCTAGAAAACGTAGAACTCGGCTTAAAAGCGAAGGGAGTCCCCACAGACACCAGACGACCAAAAGCCTTGCAGATGATCGACGTCATTGGCTTAGATGGCTTTGAAAACGCCTATCCAAAAGAATTATCGGGGGGAATGCGGCAACGGGTGGGTTTTGCAAGGGCTTTAGCCGTAGAACCCGAACTCTTGTGTATGGATGAACCCTTTTCGGCCTTGGATGTCTTAACCGCAGAAAACCTACGGATAGAACTATTAGATTTATGGTTAGAACGGCGTATTCCTACGAAAGCGGTTTTAATTGTGACTCACGGGATAGAAGAAGCGGTATTACTAGCAGATAGAATTATCGTCTTAGGGCGTAATCCCGGGCGTATCCGGGCTGATTTTCCCGTCACTTTAAAACACTACCGGGACCGCAAAAGTGCGAATTTTCAGGCCATTGTTGACCGGATTTATACCATTCTCACTAACCCAGATTTAGACACATCTGAGTCGGAAACCCCAAGCGTTGCTCCCGAAAAATCTACCCAAAAAAAATATCAATCATTACCGGCGGTTCGCATTGGTTCAGTTGCGGGGTTATTGGAACTTTTAGAAGACCGTCACGAAAAAGATCTCTATCGTCTCGGGCAAGAATTGCAGTTAGAAGTGGATGATTTATTGCCGATTGTAGAAGCGGCTAAATTAATGGATTTTATTGACTTAGTAGAAGGAGATATTGGCTTAAAACCTTTAGCACTAGAATTTATTAACGGCGGCATAGACGAACGAAAACAAATCGTGCGTCAGCAATTACTTAATCATATTCGTTTAGTGCAGCAGATTTATAACTTGTGTCGTTCTAAGCAAAACCAGCGCATCCCCGAAGAATTAATGTTAGATCTTCTGGAAAATCATTTTGGTACTGAAGAAGCCCAAAAACAATTAAATACTGCTATTGACTGGGGACGTTATGCCGAACTTTACAGTTATAATGAACCAGCCGGAGAGATCTTTCTAGAAGAAGATGCTTTATTAGAGAACAGTGAACAGCTAACCGTAAACAGTTAA